The following proteins are co-located in the Macrobrachium rosenbergii isolate ZJJX-2024 chromosome 28, ASM4041242v1, whole genome shotgun sequence genome:
- the LOC136853953 gene encoding uncharacterized protein yields MLVVAVAFSLEFGGDSGVELSLENGKVGLPSGNVGSGSGLQFGADSGVELSLGNGNAGLPSVVGGSDSGLQFGGDSGVELSLGNGNVGLPSGNVGSGSGLQFGADSGVELSLGNGNVGLPSGVGGSDSGLQFGGDSGVELFLENGKVGLPSGNVGSGSGLQFGGDSGVELSLGNGNAGLPSVVGGSDSGLQFGGDSGVELSLGNGNVGLPSGNVGSGIGLQFGGGSGVELPLGNGNAGLQSGNGGSNSGLQFGGDSGVELSLGNGNVGFPSGNVGSNSGLQFGADSGAELPPLNGNPGLHSGNSGSNIGFQFGGGSGVELPLGNGNVGLPSGNEPSAGRCCHCSTLIAIGGSV; encoded by the exons ATGTTGGTAGTGGCAGTGGCCTTCAGTTTGGAG TTTGGAGGTGACAGTGGAGTTGAACTTTCTCTTGAAAATGGTAAAGTAGGTCTTCCCTCTGGAAATGTTGGTAGTGGCAGTGGCCTTCAGTTTGGAGCTGACAGTGGAGTTGAACTTTCTTTGGGAAATGGTAACGCAGGTCTTCCCTCTGTAGTTGGTGGTAGCGATAGTGGCCTTCAGTTTGGAGGTGACAGTGGGGTTGAACTTTCTCTTGGAAATGGTAATGTAGGTCTTCCCTCTGGAAATGTTGGTAGTGGCAGTGGCCTTCAGTTTGGAGCTGACAGTGGAGTTGAACTTTCTTTGGGAAATGGTAACGTAGGTCTTCCCTCTGGAGTTGGTGGTAGTGATAGTGGCCTTCAGTTTGGAGGTGACAGTGGAGTTGAACTTTTTCTTGAAAATGGTAAAGTAGGTCTTCCCTCTGGAAATGTTGGTAGTGGCAGTGGCCTTCAGTTTGGAGGTGACAGTGGAGTTGAACTTTCTTTGGGAAATGGTAACGCAGGTCTTCCCTCTGTAGTTGGTGGTAGCGATAGTGGCCTTCAGTTTGGAGGTGACAGTGGGGTTGAACTTTCTCTTGGAAATGGTAATGTAGGTCTTCCCTCTGGAAATGTTGGTAGCGGCATTGGCCTTCAGTTTGGAGGTGGCAGTGGTGTTGAACTTCCTCTTGGAAATGGTAACGCAGGTCTTCAATCTGGAAATGGTGGTAGCAATAGTGGTCTTCAGTTTGGAGGTGACAGTGGGGTTGAACTTTCTTTGGGAAATGGTAATGTAGGTTTTCCCTCTGGAAATGTAGGTAGCAATAGTGGTCTTCAGTTTGGAGCTGACAGTGGTGCTGAACTTCCTCCTCTAAATGGTAACCCAGGTCTTCATTCTGGAAATAGTGGTAGCAACATTGGCTTTCAGTTTGGAGGTGGCAGTGGAGTTGAGCTTCCTCTGGGAAATGGCAACGTAGGTCTTCCCTCTGGAAATGAGCCTTCAGCGGGGAGGTGTTGTCACTGCTCTACTCTGATAGCAATCGGAGGTAGCGTTTGA
- the LOC136854193 gene encoding uncharacterized transmembrane protein DDB_G0289901-like — MTLGVNFLWDMETKVFLLEMVVMAMAFSLEVAVGLNFLWENGNAALPSVVGGSDSGLQFGGNSGVELSLGYSNVRLPSGNIGSGSGLQSGGGSGVELPLGNGNAGLHSGNVGSGSGLQFGGDIGVELSLGNENVGLSSVVGGSDSGLQFGGDSGVELSLGNGNAGLHSGNVGNGSGLQFGGGSGVELPLGNGNAGLHSGNVGSGSGLQFGGDSGVELSLGNGNVGLPSVVGGSNSGLQFGGDSGVELSLGNGNVGLPSGNVGSGSGLQFGGDSGVELSLGNGDIGLPSGVGGSDSGLQFGGDSGVELSLGNGNVGLPSGNVGSGSGLQFGGDSGVELSLGNGNVGLPSVVGGSDSGLQFGGDSGVELSLENGNVGLPSGNVGSGSGLQFGGDSGVELSLGNGNVGLPSGVGGSDNGLQFGGDSGVELSLENGKVGLPSGNVGSGSGFQFGGDSGVELSLGNGNIGLPSVVGGSDSGLQFGSDSGVELSLENGNVGLPSGNVGSGSGLQFGGDSGVELSLGNGNVGLPLELVVVIVAFSLEVTVELNFLLEMVM; from the coding sequence ATGACACTGGGGGTGAACTTCCTTTGGGATATGGAAACAAAGGTCTTCCTTCTAGAAATGGTGGTAATGGCAATGGCCTTCAGTTTGGAGGTGGCAGTGGGGTTGAACTTTCTTTGGGAAAATGGTAACGCAGCTCTTCCCTCTGTAGTTGGTGGTAGCGATAGTGGCCTTCAGTTTGGAGGTAACAGTGGGGTTGAACTTTCTCTTGGATATAGTAATGTACGTCTTCCCTCTGGAAATATTGGTAGTGGCAGTGGCCTTCAGTCTGGAGGTGGCAGTGGTGTTGAACTTCCTCTTGGAAATGGTAACGCAGGTCTTCACTCTGGAAATGTTGGTAGTGGCAGTGGCCTTCAGTTTGGAGGTGACATTGGAGTTGAACTTTCTTTGGGAAATGAAAACGTAGGTCTTTCCTCTGTAGTTGGTGGTAGCGATAGTGGCCTTCAGTTTGGAGGTGACAGTGGTGTTGAACTTTCTCTTGGAAATGGTAATGCAGGTCTTCACTCTGGAAATGTTGGTAATGGCAGTGGCCTTCAGTTTGGAGGTGGCAGTGGTGTTGAACTTCCTCTTGGAAATGGTAATGCAGGTCTTCACTCTGGAAATGTTGGTAGTGGCAGTGGCCTTCAGTTTGGAGGTGACAGTGGAGTTGAACTTTCTTTGGGAAATGGTAACGTAGGTCTTCCCTCTGTAGTTGGTGGTAGCAATAGTGGCCTTCAATTTGGAGGTGACAGTGGAGTTGAACTTTCTTTGGGAAATGGTAATGTAGGTCTTCCCTCTGGAAATGTTGGCAGCGGCAGTGGCCTTCAGTTTGGAGGTGACAGTGGAGTTGAACTTTCTTTGGGAAATGGTGACATAGGTCTTCCCTCTGGAGTTGGTGGTAGTGATAGTGGCCTTCAGTTTGGAGGTGACAGTGGAGTTGAACTTTCTCTTGGAAATGGTAATGTAGGTCTTCCCTCTGGAAATGTTGGTAGTGGCAGTGGCCTTCAGTTTGGAGGTGACAGTGGAGTTGAACTTTCTTTGGGAAATGGTAACGTAGGTCTTCCCTCTGTAGTTGGTGGTAGTGATAGTGGCCTTCAGTTTGGAGGTGACAGTGGAGTTGAACTTTCTCTTGAAAATGGTAATGTAGGTCTTCCCTCTGGAAATGTTGGTAGTGGCAGTGGCCTTCAGTTTGGAGGTGACAGTGGAGTTGAACTTTCTTTGGGAAATGGTAACGTAGGTCTTCCCTCTGGAGTTGGTGGTAGTGATAATGGCCTTCAGTTTGGAGGTGACAGTGGAGTTGAACTTTCTCTTGAAAATGGTAAAGTAGGTCTTCCCTCTGGAAATGTTGGTAGTGGCAGTGGCTTTCAGTTTGGAGGTGACAGTGGAGTTGAACTTTCTTTGGGAAATGGTAACATAGGTCTTCCCTCTGTAGTTGGTGGTAGTGATAGTGGCCTTCAGTTTGGAAGTGACAGTGGAGTTGAACTTTCTCTTGAAAATGGTAATGTAGGTCTTCCCTCTGGAAATGTTGGTAGTGGCAGTGGCCTTCAGTTTGGAGGTGACAGTGGAGTTGAACTTTCTTTGGGAAATGGTAACGTAGGTCTTCCTCTGGAGTTGGTGGTAGTGATAGTGGCCTTCAGTTTGGAAGTGACAGTGGAGTTGAACTTTCTCTTGGAAATGGTAATGTAG